GTAGTGGATCTCGTCGACGTCGCGTGCTCGCAACGCCTCGACGATCCGGGCAGTGGTGTAGAACTCCCGCCAGGCGGGCTCTGGGTGTTGGTGGAGATCGCGTCTGAGGGCGATCAGGCCCTCGACCGTGTGTGTAGATACCATGTCGGTGCCACGGGATCGGTCGGCATAAACACCTGTGACGAGCAGCGACACGCCGAGGCGTTGCGATCCGACAGACCGGTGCGGTCGCTCGCGGGTTCGAGCGGCTGCGGGGAGTAAGCCCCCTTCTGTTCGGCCCGGCATTCGGCTGAGCGTCCGCGCCGCGTCCGGGCTACCTTGTGGCGCGGACTTGCACCGGTGAGGATTCGCCGTTCCATCCGTTCTCTGCTGTCGGCCTTCGGCGGGTCAACTTCCCGTTCCTTTCTCGGCAGGATACTCTGCCGGGCTTTCGTCCGACAGTCGACCCGACCTTCGTCAGTCAGGGTTCGCACGCTTCATCAGTCGAGCAGAGCGGTCTCGTTTCTGTTCCAGAGCCAGCGGTCTCCCGCTCCGGGTTTGCACCCGGTCACCTGCCCGGACGGTGGGGGGACTTTCCTCATGCCCCTTGCACGTGTTCCGGCGAGGCCTGAACAGTGATCCGGGGCACGGGGTCCGGGCTCCCGCTGCCATCTGACGTAGTCGGTCGTCCGGATTAACACTGTCGGCTGCCGTCGAGCGGTCGCGTGTTGGCCGGAACAAAAACGTGGGTTTAACAGTCCGGGTCACGACGGTCCGGGTATGCAGGGTAATCTGCCGCCGGAAGCACAGGAGAAACTCGAGGAACTGCAGGATCTGCAGGAGACGGCCCAGCAGGTCGCCACGCAGAAACAGCAGGCCGAGACCCAGCTCTCGGAGGCCGAGAGCGCGCTCGACGCGCTCGAGGACATCGACGAGGACACGGGCATGTACCGTCAGGTCGGCGAACTGCTCGTCGAGAGCGACTACGACGAGGCCTACGACGACCTCGACGAGAAGGTCGACAACCTCGAAGTACGCGTCGAGACCCTCGAGAAACAGGAAGAGCGCGTCCAGGAACAGTTCGAGGAACTCCAGCAGGAGCTCCAGCAAATGCTCGGCGGCGGCGGCGGTGGCGGCGGTGCCGGCGGCCCGAGCCCCGACGTCGGCCCCGGCGGCGACTGAGGCCATGGTCGAAGACCGCGAGGTCGTCCGGACGGCCGCCGATGCGGCCGAGAACGTTATCTTTTCGCGTTGTGACCGCTCGGCAGTCGACGACCTCGACATCACCGTGACCTTCGAGGAAGGCGTGCTCGAAGTCGACGTCTATCTCGACGTCGCGGACGACCGGATCGACGACCAGCAACTCGCCGACGACGCCGCACTGGCCGCGCGAGCCGCCGTCGACGAGCTGTTTGCCTAGGCCTCGCCCTCGTCGCGGACGAACCCCGTCCGGAAGGCGATCCAGGCCAGCACACTGATGAACAGGATGGGCGGCAAGATC
This window of the Halapricum desulfuricans genome carries:
- a CDS encoding prefoldin subunit beta; translated protein: MQGNLPPEAQEKLEELQDLQETAQQVATQKQQAETQLSEAESALDALEDIDEDTGMYRQVGELLVESDYDEAYDDLDEKVDNLEVRVETLEKQEERVQEQFEELQQELQQMLGGGGGGGGAGGPSPDVGPGGD
- a CDS encoding DUF3194 domain-containing protein, with the protein product MVEDREVVRTAADAAENVIFSRCDRSAVDDLDITVTFEEGVLEVDVYLDVADDRIDDQQLADDAALAARAAVDELFA